A single genomic interval of Bradyrhizobium sp. sBnM-33 harbors:
- a CDS encoding S9 family peptidase yields the protein MTQAAAKKPALSPPTAPRRPHTFTRHGITVTDDYAWLKDPKWQEVLRDPSILDPDIRNYLEAENDYTESLLGHTAPLQKKLVAEMRGRIKEDDSSVPSPDGPFAYLRKFREGGQHEMFGRTPRDGGDVKIVLDGDALARNYEYFKFGGARHSPDHKLHAWSADTKGSEYFSIRVRDWETGTDRDDLVEETDGGIVWSKDCQSFFYVKLDDNHRPMQVWRHKLGTKQADDTLVYEEKDSGWFTHLHESSSGRFCVIAGGDHETSEQRLIDLANPEAPPRLVAAREEGVQYSIADRGDELFILTNADDAIDFKVVTAPLASPERANWRDLIPHRAGIYVLDVELYAGHMVRLERANALPAIIIRDLGNGGEHAIAFDEAAYSLDTMGSYEFETTNLRFSYSSMTTPSEVYDYDMATRARVLRKRQEIPSGHDPADYVTTRIMATSHDGALVPVSILHRKDLVRDGSAPLLLYGYGSYGMAMPASFSTNRLSLVDRGFVYAIAHIRGGADKGWGWYLDGKREKKTNSFDDFAAAGRALIEAKYTSAKRIVGHGGSAGGMLMGAVANRAGELFAGIVAEVPFVDVLNTMLDDTLPLTPPEWPEWGNPIESEKDFQTILSYSPYDNIAAKEYPAVLAMGGLTDPRVTYWEPAKWIARLRATMTGGGPVLLRTNMGAGHGGASGRFNRLDEVAIAYAFALWAVGLTEKGEV from the coding sequence GTGACCCAAGCCGCCGCCAAGAAACCTGCCCTCTCGCCACCGACCGCGCCGCGCCGGCCGCACACCTTCACCAGGCACGGCATCACGGTGACCGACGATTACGCGTGGCTGAAAGATCCGAAATGGCAGGAAGTGCTGCGCGACCCCTCGATCCTGGATCCGGACATCCGCAACTATCTAGAAGCCGAGAACGATTACACCGAGAGCCTGCTTGGCCACACCGCGCCCTTGCAGAAGAAGCTGGTCGCGGAAATGCGCGGACGGATCAAGGAGGACGATTCCAGTGTGCCGTCGCCGGACGGCCCGTTCGCCTATTTGCGAAAGTTCCGCGAAGGCGGGCAGCATGAAATGTTCGGCCGCACGCCGCGCGACGGCGGCGATGTCAAAATCGTGCTCGATGGCGACGCCCTCGCCAGGAACTACGAGTATTTCAAGTTCGGCGGCGCGCGGCATTCGCCGGATCATAAATTGCACGCATGGAGTGCCGACACCAAGGGCTCGGAATATTTTTCGATCCGCGTGCGCGACTGGGAGACGGGTACCGACCGCGACGACCTCGTCGAGGAGACCGACGGCGGCATCGTCTGGAGCAAGGATTGTCAAAGTTTCTTCTATGTAAAACTCGACGACAATCACCGACCGATGCAGGTGTGGCGGCATAAGCTTGGCACCAAGCAGGCCGACGACACGCTGGTTTACGAGGAAAAGGATTCCGGCTGGTTCACCCATCTGCACGAGAGCTCTTCGGGGCGCTTCTGCGTGATCGCCGGCGGCGATCATGAGACATCGGAACAGCGGCTGATCGATCTTGCCAATCCCGAAGCGCCGCCGCGGCTGGTGGCGGCACGCGAAGAAGGCGTGCAGTATTCAATCGCCGACCGCGGCGATGAATTGTTCATTCTCACCAATGCGGATGATGCGATCGACTTCAAGGTCGTCACCGCGCCGCTCGCGTCGCCCGAACGCGCCAACTGGCGCGATTTGATCCCGCACCGCGCCGGCATCTATGTGCTCGATGTCGAACTCTATGCCGGCCACATGGTGCGGCTGGAGCGCGCCAATGCGCTGCCGGCGATCATTATCCGCGATCTCGGTAACGGCGGGGAACATGCCATCGCCTTTGACGAGGCGGCGTATTCGCTCGATACCATGGGCAGCTACGAATTCGAGACCACCAATCTGCGGTTCTCCTATTCGTCGATGACGACGCCGTCGGAAGTCTATGACTACGACATGGCGACGAGGGCGCGGGTGTTGCGCAAGCGGCAGGAAATTCCGTCCGGGCACGACCCGGCCGACTATGTCACCACGCGGATCATGGCCACGTCGCATGACGGCGCGCTAGTGCCGGTCTCGATCCTGCACCGTAAGGATCTCGTTCGCGACGGCAGCGCACCGCTGTTGCTCTACGGCTACGGCTCCTACGGCATGGCAATGCCAGCCTCGTTCTCAACCAACCGGCTGTCGCTGGTCGATCGCGGCTTTGTCTATGCGATCGCGCATATCCGCGGCGGCGCGGACAAAGGCTGGGGCTGGTATCTCGACGGCAAGCGCGAGAAGAAGACGAATTCATTCGACGATTTCGCCGCCGCGGGCCGCGCGCTGATCGAAGCAAAATACACCAGCGCCAAGCGTATCGTCGGCCATGGCGGCAGCGCCGGCGGCATGCTGATGGGCGCAGTTGCCAACCGCGCCGGCGAACTGTTCGCCGGCATCGTCGCCGAAGTGCCGTTCGTCGACGTACTCAACACCATGCTCGACGACACGCTGCCGCTGACGCCGCCGGAATGGCCGGAATGGGGCAACCCGATCGAAAGCGAAAAGGATTTCCAGACCATTTTGTCGTACTCGCCCTACGACAATATCGCGGCGAAGGAATATCCCGCTGTGCTCGCGATGGGCGGCCTGACCGACCCACGCGTTACCTATTGGGAGCCGGCGAAATGGATCGCGCGGTTGCGCGCGACCATGACCGGTGGCGGGCCGGTGCTACTGCGCACCAACATGGGCGCCGGCCACGGCGGCGCGTCGGGCCGCTTCAACCGGCTCGATGAAGTCGCGATCGCCTATGCGTTTGCTCTGTGGGCGGTGGGGCTGACGGAAAAGGGCGAGGTATAG